Proteins encoded within one genomic window of Aerococcus viridans:
- a CDS encoding GNAT family N-acetyltransferase, producing MQEFTFDHMFTLADTYDETELYYFIGNRKVPSMYSNNKIVLDFVPTAEELDILEDNFLDYAYDLNLSYYSFVLPMNQPLAPDLFASIGEVGYEISLTKLMVLDPADFKGSTKAQDTYGDRLVLKEVDASIEQDYFDFNQVFDKAIDDSSEFAQQKLNYYPWFLAEDNTTAVAVYIDDKLVAIADVIRLAHAYEIDNFQVLEEYQRHGIGSLIQAWVCNKALSDGKMVALAADADDTPYDMYLKQGYQDLGMQIGLSRKIEEPIIEDIQTYQADPVAYMLENAGLDDFDELDDYDDFDDFDEFEELDD from the coding sequence ATGCAAGAATTTACTTTTGATCATATGTTTACCCTGGCGGATACCTACGATGAAACGGAATTGTATTATTTTATCGGTAACCGCAAGGTCCCAAGTATGTACAGCAATAATAAAATTGTATTAGATTTCGTCCCAACCGCTGAAGAACTAGATATTCTAGAAGATAATTTTCTAGATTACGCTTATGACCTAAACTTGTCCTACTACAGCTTTGTTTTACCAATGAACCAACCCCTAGCACCAGATTTGTTCGCTTCAATCGGTGAAGTCGGCTATGAAATTTCCCTAACCAAATTAATGGTGTTAGACCCCGCTGATTTCAAAGGTTCAACCAAAGCCCAAGACACTTACGGTGACCGTCTAGTATTGAAAGAAGTCGATGCATCCATTGAACAAGACTACTTCGACTTTAACCAAGTTTTCGACAAGGCTATCGACGATTCAAGCGAGTTTGCCCAACAGAAATTAAATTACTATCCTTGGTTTTTAGCGGAAGATAACACCACTGCCGTAGCTGTCTATATCGATGACAAATTGGTTGCCATTGCGGACGTTATCCGCCTAGCCCATGCCTATGAAATTGATAACTTCCAAGTCTTAGAAGAATACCAACGGCATGGTATTGGATCACTCATTCAAGCTTGGGTGTGCAATAAAGCCCTATCTGATGGCAAAATGGTTGCCTTAGCCGCAGATGCTGACGATACACCATATGACATGTATTTAAAACAAGGCTACCAAGACTTAGGCATGCAAATCGGCCTAAGCCGTAAAATTGAAGAACCTATCATCGAAGACATCCAAACTTACCAAGCAGACCCAGTCGCTTATATGTTAGAAAACGCAGGCCTAGACGACTTTGACGAACTCGATGACTATGATGATTTTGATGATTTTGACGAATTTGAAGAGCTAGATGATTAA
- a CDS encoding tRNA1(Val) (adenine(37)-N6)-methyltransferase — MDTPLLQAGERLDALIPQNLEIIQSDLTFSFSVDAVLLAHFAQVSSSRVKQVIDFCSGNGVIPLLLSAKTSDKTQIHGIEIQPQVADMAKRSMAHNDLADKITVHQMDLKSVRDHFKKDSVDVVTCNPPYFKKYDESKVNLLDAKTLARHEVAMTAKDIFQQAQFVLRNRGKLYIVHRPERLSELIVLGNQYHLTLKRLQFIYPKPGKEAKTILLEFMKDGHDKGLRVLPPFYTQTLTDEYTPEMRQLIYGE; from the coding sequence ATGGATACACCCTTATTACAAGCAGGCGAACGGTTGGATGCCTTAATTCCACAAAATCTTGAAATTATTCAAAGTGACCTGACCTTCTCCTTCTCGGTAGACGCAGTTTTATTGGCGCATTTTGCCCAGGTGTCTTCGAGTCGGGTGAAACAGGTCATTGATTTTTGTTCGGGTAATGGGGTGATTCCTTTATTACTGTCGGCTAAAACGAGTGATAAAACCCAGATTCATGGGATTGAAATTCAACCTCAAGTAGCAGACATGGCCAAGCGGTCGATGGCACATAATGACTTGGCGGATAAAATTACGGTTCACCAGATGGATTTAAAATCGGTTCGTGACCATTTTAAAAAGGATTCTGTAGATGTGGTGACTTGTAATCCGCCTTATTTCAAGAAATACGATGAATCTAAGGTCAATTTATTGGATGCTAAAACCTTGGCCCGCCATGAAGTGGCGATGACAGCGAAAGATATTTTCCAGCAGGCTCAGTTTGTCCTACGTAACCGTGGTAAATTATATATTGTCCATAGACCTGAGCGGTTGAGTGAGTTGATTGTTTTAGGTAACCAATACCATTTGACTTTGAAACGGCTGCAATTTATCTATCCGAAACCAGGTAAAGAAGCGAAAACCATTTTGCTAGAATTCATGAAAGATGGCCATGATAAGGGCTTGCGGGTCTTGCCTCCTTTCTACACGCAAACTTTGACGGATGAGTATACACCAGAAATGAGACAGTTGATTTATGGCGAATAA
- a CDS encoding YdcF family protein, with protein sequence MIPYLIALTCFLVGIVILVIAPRNLVDNFLFLAGFIILFFAILNDPTFNNHPFFQHVFYWLDRYVRLLAPLFTMIFGIGMISYALKVYRIEKSKLQLTVGLLLAAVLIGGTVFQYVASFFYSTLFHQEVVRVFQFAMAYFVLAFVNYLVVTLRLTLLEDESQQDFVVILGERLSKNGEPSGVLESRLDMAVDYIERQQFQFQSVPRIIVSGTSTGAESQVSEARIMADYLVDHGVPPEMILLEDQAHNTHENFIYAKGIMQANVKQLKTTKAVFVTSSYHLYRSQLYANMEGLYQMSGVGAQATMMERILNWVREFVAIIFMHRKLHLAVSCLMIGLGVINFVHF encoded by the coding sequence ATGATTCCATATCTCATAGCGCTGACATGTTTTCTTGTTGGCATCGTCATTTTAGTGATTGCACCAAGGAATTTGGTGGATAATTTCCTGTTTTTAGCGGGTTTTATTATTTTGTTTTTCGCGATTTTAAATGATCCGACTTTTAACAACCATCCCTTCTTCCAACATGTCTTTTATTGGTTGGACAGGTATGTCCGGTTATTAGCGCCTTTATTTACCATGATTTTTGGGATCGGGATGATTTCCTATGCTTTGAAAGTCTATCGGATTGAAAAGTCAAAATTGCAGTTGACGGTAGGTTTACTACTGGCTGCTGTATTGATTGGCGGGACTGTCTTCCAATATGTTGCCAGCTTCTTCTACTCGACCCTTTTTCACCAGGAAGTGGTAAGGGTCTTCCAGTTTGCGATGGCCTATTTCGTGCTCGCTTTCGTCAATTATTTGGTGGTAACCTTGCGATTGACCTTGTTGGAGGATGAGAGCCAACAGGATTTTGTGGTGATTTTGGGGGAGCGGTTGTCTAAGAACGGGGAACCTTCGGGTGTTCTGGAGAGTCGGTTGGATATGGCGGTGGATTACATTGAACGGCAACAGTTCCAATTTCAATCGGTGCCACGGATAATCGTGAGCGGCACGTCGACTGGGGCGGAGTCGCAGGTGAGCGAGGCGCGGATTATGGCCGATTATTTGGTGGACCACGGGGTGCCGCCTGAGATGATTTTGCTTGAGGACCAGGCGCATAATACCCATGAGAATTTTATTTATGCAAAAGGGATTATGCAAGCGAATGTGAAGCAGTTGAAAACGACGAAAGCGGTCTTTGTGACGTCGTCTTACCATTTATACCGCAGTCAGTTGTACGCGAATATGGAGGGCTTGTACCAGATGTCTGGTGTGGGTGCTCAGGCGACGATGATGGAGCGGATTTTAAATTGGGTGCGGGAGTTTGTGGCCATTATTTTCATGCACCGAAAGCTACATCTGGCGGTTTCTTGCTTGATGATTGGTTTGGGGGTCATTAATTTCGTACATTTTTAA
- the mscL gene encoding large conductance mechanosensitive channel protein MscL → MLKEFRDFIAKGNVLDMAIGVVMATAFTTIVNSLVNDIIMPFVGLFLGSTDFTSITVQLGSAVLTIGNFIQAVITFLIIALVLFFVMKAVASLKSQFEKDGVEEDDEVALVDSQELLLTEIRDLLKEQNNN, encoded by the coding sequence ATGTTAAAAGAATTCCGCGATTTTATCGCTAAAGGTAACGTTTTAGATATGGCAATCGGGGTTGTAATGGCGACTGCTTTTACTACTATCGTGAACTCATTAGTAAATGATATTATTATGCCATTTGTTGGATTATTTTTGGGGTCAACAGATTTTACATCTATCACAGTTCAGTTAGGTTCAGCTGTATTAACTATAGGTAACTTCATCCAAGCAGTGATCACATTCTTAATTATCGCATTGGTATTATTCTTCGTCATGAAAGCTGTAGCATCATTGAAGAGCCAATTCGAAAAAGATGGTGTTGAAGAAGACGACGAGGTAGCACTTGTTGATAGCCAAGAATTACTATTAACAGAAATCCGTGACTTATTAAAAGAACAAAATAATAATTAA
- a CDS encoding initiation-control protein YabA: protein MDEHHVAEEITALKKDLQGMIEKIDAINEEWDKLLISSHNLKMENFYLRERVQELTELNDSLSQNTAETDEPVDEDTPQVMSKARQNLMNIYEDGFHICNISYGQRRGNDEQCMFCLDILYGERAGEGNQG from the coding sequence GTGGATGAACATCATGTAGCAGAAGAAATCACTGCATTGAAGAAAGATTTGCAAGGAATGATTGAAAAAATTGATGCCATCAACGAGGAGTGGGATAAGTTATTAATTTCTTCCCATAACTTGAAGATGGAGAATTTTTACTTGCGTGAACGGGTGCAAGAATTAACTGAATTAAACGATAGTTTGTCGCAAAATACAGCGGAAACGGATGAACCTGTTGATGAGGATACGCCGCAGGTGATGTCAAAAGCCCGTCAAAATCTAATGAATATCTACGAAGATGGCTTCCATATTTGTAATATTTCCTACGGCCAACGCCGTGGAAATGACGAGCAGTGCATGTTCTGTTTAGATATTTTGTATGGTGAGCGTGCTGGTGAGGGGAATCAAGGCTAA
- a CDS encoding IS3 family transposase (programmed frameshift): MAKYSLEFKLEIVKHYLGNYGGYLAVAKKYNIQDSIVRRWVNSYQQFGIEGLKRSKNQTHYSVDFKLSAVKLYETTEMSYREVANSLGMNNPSLICNWRTTILKKGVDGLSEQRGRPPKMGKRKKADKKVFQDPKNITREDVDVERLRQLENENRDLRIENEFLKELGRLQEAEKQQQRNKAQAIYNLHTINKFKLVDILRVTGFPKATYHYIRKQSKRPDKDKVYKDALLELREKNKDYGYKRLTPELKKLGYHINRKKVLRLMRELGILVTAFSHKSRKYKSYKGTVGKVASNRLKRRFNTSVPHQKITTDTTEFKYYYTDQLGNTQTGRLYLDPYMDLFNSEIISFQITKRPNGESMMEALKVAIERTNDCIFRRTFHSDQGWAYQMKRYSKTLKDNDIFQSMSRKGNCYDNSPMENFFSILKQEMYYGQTYHSFEELAESITNYINYYNKERIKEKLGWLSPVQYRSQYTNSIVFS; the protein is encoded by the exons ATGGCAAAATATTCACTAGAATTTAAATTGGAAATTGTAAAACATTATCTGGGGAACTATGGTGGCTACCTAGCGGTAGCAAAGAAATATAATATACAAGATTCTATTGTAAGAAGATGGGTTAATAGCTATCAACAATTTGGAATCGAAGGACTGAAACGTAGTAAGAATCAAACTCATTACTCTGTTGATTTTAAGCTTAGTGCTGTAAAATTATATGAAACAACAGAGATGAGTTATCGAGAAGTAGCCAATTCATTAGGGATGAATAACCCTAGTCTAATTTGTAATTGGCGCACTACTATCCTCAAGAAAGGTGTCGATGGCTTATCAGAACAGAGAGGTAGGCCACCGAAAATGGGTAAACGGAAGAAAGCTGATAAGAAAGTATTTCAGGATCCAAAGAATATAACTAGAGAAGATGTAGACGTTGAGCGTCTGAGACAACTTGAAAATGAAAATCGTGATTTGAGAATCGAGAATGAATTTTTAAAGGAATTAGGGAGATTGCAGGAAGCAGAGAAACAGCAACAAAGAAACAAA GCTCAAGCAATCTACAATCTCCATACTATTAATAAATTCAAATTAGTTGATATTTTGAGAGTAACTGGCTTTCCAAAGGCAACTTATCACTATATTAGGAAGCAATCTAAACGACCAGACAAGGATAAAGTTTACAAAGATGCTTTACTAGAACTAAGAGAGAAAAATAAGGATTATGGGTATAAAAGACTGACTCCCGAGTTAAAAAAATTAGGTTATCATATAAATCGGAAGAAAGTATTACGCTTAATGCGTGAATTAGGCATTCTTGTAACTGCCTTCTCACACAAAAGCAGAAAGTATAAGTCTTATAAGGGAACTGTAGGGAAAGTAGCATCAAATCGTTTAAAACGACGTTTTAACACATCAGTTCCACATCAAAAAATTACGACTGATACAACTGAATTCAAATACTATTATACGGACCAGTTAGGCAATACTCAGACAGGCAGACTTTATTTAGATCCTTATATGGATTTATTCAATAGCGAAATCATCAGTTTTCAAATAACAAAACGGCCTAACGGTGAAAGTATGATGGAAGCTTTGAAGGTAGCTATAGAACGTACAAATGATTGCATATTCAGAAGAACTTTTCATTCAGACCAAGGCTGGGCTTATCAAATGAAACGGTATTCAAAAACTTTAAAAGATAATGATATCTTCCAAAGTATGTCTAGAAAAGGGAATTGTTATGACAATTCACCAATGGAAAATTTCTTTAGTATACTCAAACAAGAAATGTATTATGGTCAAACTTATCATAGTTTTGAAGAATTGGCTGAATCAATTACCAACTATATTAACTATTATAATAAAGAACGAATTAAAGAGAAACTAGGATGGCTAAGCCCCGTCCAGTATCGCAGCCAATATACTAATTCCATTGTCTTTTCATAG
- a CDS encoding biotin--[acetyl-CoA-carboxylase] ligase, translating into MTVKAKLLAYFLDHPGHFHTGPELADHFQVSRNAIWKAVKQLETDGYEIIRHPKNGYALENLNQAIDPGQITHGLQHIWPELKVYYQDSTTSTNDLGRKHAADYPDQPAIFISSEQTAGRGRRGRTFYSSLSQGLYFSIVMTPPPGVNNDLVASLTIASASAYAETLSSYLPDDVMIKWVNDLFYHGKKVAGILTEATFDMEAQTISHLVLGIGSNLAGDFAKENAENQSVAGTIFGPQLPSLFNPNDLITNFITKFKGYYDDLASLVFLDYYRDHLLGKDQWVTYTENHETYRGKILGVTDLGHLSIETSEGKRRTLVSGEVSFSSQQFADL; encoded by the coding sequence ATGACAGTTAAAGCGAAACTACTTGCTTATTTTTTAGATCATCCAGGTCATTTTCACACTGGCCCTGAATTGGCAGACCACTTCCAAGTTAGTCGTAATGCCATTTGGAAGGCTGTGAAGCAATTAGAAACGGATGGATATGAAATTATCCGTCACCCTAAAAATGGTTATGCCTTAGAAAACCTAAACCAGGCAATTGATCCGGGACAAATTACTCATGGCCTACAACATATATGGCCAGAGTTAAAGGTCTACTACCAAGATTCTACTACGTCAACCAATGATCTTGGTCGTAAGCATGCAGCGGACTATCCAGACCAACCTGCTATTTTTATTTCCAGTGAGCAGACTGCTGGTCGTGGTCGACGTGGCCGTACCTTTTATTCTTCACTTAGCCAAGGGCTTTATTTTTCAATCGTTATGACCCCACCACCGGGTGTGAATAATGACCTTGTGGCGTCCTTGACTATCGCTTCTGCATCAGCCTATGCGGAAACCTTGTCTAGCTATTTACCCGATGATGTCATGATTAAGTGGGTAAACGACTTATTCTACCATGGGAAAAAGGTTGCTGGTATTCTAACTGAGGCGACTTTTGATATGGAAGCTCAAACGATTTCTCATCTGGTGCTTGGGATTGGCTCCAATTTGGCAGGTGATTTCGCTAAGGAGAATGCGGAAAATCAATCTGTTGCAGGTACAATATTTGGCCCCCAATTGCCTAGTCTCTTTAACCCAAATGACTTGATTACCAACTTCATTACTAAGTTCAAGGGCTACTATGATGACTTGGCGAGCTTGGTTTTTTTGGATTATTACCGTGACCACCTATTGGGAAAAGACCAATGGGTAACCTATACGGAAAACCACGAAACTTATCGCGGAAAAATCCTTGGTGTGACAGATCTTGGTCACCTTTCAATCGAAACGTCAGAGGGCAAGAGACGAACCCTTGTATCTGGTGAAGTGTCTTTCTCTAGCCAGCAATTTGCTGACTTATAA
- a CDS encoding phosphosulfolactate synthase, which produces MGNNTDLNNKEAFAKIKHNNRQAKPRTRGITEIRGPYYTVMGERYLRDVLETMGEHVDILKFAGGSFTLMPEEELIKILDLAHEYGVKVSTGGFMEYVLTQGIEAVDYYISECKRVGFDIIEISTGFITMPTDDIVRLVERVQDAGLLAKPEIGVQFGSGGTNTIEQNEAAGLLDPAQAIEVGKRCLEAGAYMLMIESEGITESVASWRTEIATRFASELGTEKVMFEAADPDVFSWYIKNYGPDVNLFVDHSQIVQLEGIRRGIWGNNELFGRVITLNDGKN; this is translated from the coding sequence ATGGGAAACAACACTGATTTAAACAACAAAGAAGCCTTTGCTAAAATTAAACATAACAACCGTCAAGCAAAACCACGTACACGCGGAATTACAGAAATCCGTGGACCATACTATACGGTTATGGGTGAACGCTACTTACGCGATGTGTTAGAAACAATGGGTGAACATGTAGATATCTTGAAATTTGCTGGTGGTTCTTTCACCTTAATGCCTGAAGAAGAATTGATTAAAATTTTAGACTTGGCGCATGAATATGGTGTCAAAGTATCTACAGGTGGATTCATGGAATATGTTTTGACACAAGGAATTGAAGCAGTAGACTACTACATTAGCGAATGTAAACGTGTTGGTTTTGACATCATTGAAATCTCTACAGGATTCATTACTATGCCAACTGATGACATTGTCCGTTTAGTAGAACGCGTGCAAGATGCCGGTCTATTAGCCAAACCAGAAATCGGTGTGCAATTTGGTTCAGGTGGTACCAACACAATCGAACAAAATGAAGCAGCCGGTCTACTTGATCCCGCTCAAGCGATTGAAGTAGGTAAACGTTGTTTAGAAGCTGGGGCTTACATGTTGATGATCGAGTCTGAAGGAATCACTGAAAGTGTGGCTAGCTGGAGAACAGAAATCGCTACCCGTTTCGCTTCAGAATTAGGTACTGAAAAAGTCATGTTTGAAGCAGCTGATCCGGATGTATTCTCTTGGTACATTAAAAACTACGGTCCAGACGTGAACTTGTTCGTTGACCATAGTCAAATCGTACAATTAGAAGGTATTCGTCGCGGTATCTGGGGTAACAACGAATTATTCGGCCGTGTAATTACCTTAAACGACGGTAAAAACTAA
- a CDS encoding GIY-YIG nuclease family protein yields MANKSEESHKKDAIGKINKTPQNAHKNDSEDGLGKGVDKAPAEVEKAMKLHYFYVLACSDNTLYTGYTTDPDRREMVHNQGKGAKYTQAAGRRPVHMVYSKPFTSKSRAMSAEYRFKQLTRRQKEAFLSDKGVKRVWPPSAWVDRVADSVESGLPFLPDKEKTVKDEE; encoded by the coding sequence ATGGCGAATAAGTCAGAAGAATCGCATAAAAAAGATGCAATCGGTAAAATAAATAAAACACCTCAAAATGCCCACAAGAACGATTCAGAAGATGGTCTGGGAAAGGGCGTAGACAAGGCGCCTGCTGAGGTTGAGAAGGCAATGAAATTACATTACTTTTATGTGCTAGCCTGTTCAGATAATACCTTGTATACGGGTTATACGACTGATCCTGATCGTCGGGAAATGGTGCATAACCAAGGTAAGGGGGCTAAGTATACTCAGGCAGCTGGGCGTCGGCCAGTTCATATGGTTTACAGCAAGCCTTTTACCTCCAAGTCGCGGGCCATGTCAGCGGAGTATCGGTTTAAACAGTTGACCCGGCGTCAAAAGGAGGCCTTCCTTAGTGATAAGGGGGTCAAGCGGGTTTGGCCACCGAGTGCGTGGGTGGACCGGGTGGCTGACAGCGTGGAGAGTGGTTTACCCTTTTTGCCGGACAAAGAAAAAACAGTTAAAGATGAGGAGTGA
- the rsmI gene encoding 16S rRNA (cytidine(1402)-2'-O)-methyltransferase, which produces MVQVQHSFTKQENEGFGTLYLVPTPIGNLEDMTFRAVNTLKSVEIILAEDTRNTQKLLNHFEVTTGQMSYHQHNSQARIPQILAMLKDGQNLAQVSDAGMPAISDPGFELAQAAIAEGIRVVPLPGANAALTGLVASGLDTNQFAFIGFLPRKKSEKKAFLDDLVNFPYTMMFYESPYRLVQTLEDCRDAFGPDRSAVVVRELTKKFEEFNRGSLDDLAVHFDQNGPIKGEICFYIAGNDAPVTEATMLQDALEEMSLKDQVDWWMGQKDLSTKDAIKQVAKQTGVNKRDVYAAYHEI; this is translated from the coding sequence ATGGTTCAGGTACAACATTCATTTACAAAGCAGGAGAATGAAGGGTTTGGGACCTTGTATTTGGTGCCAACGCCGATTGGGAATTTGGAGGATATGACCTTTCGTGCGGTCAATACGTTGAAGTCTGTGGAGATAATTCTAGCGGAGGATACGCGAAATACGCAGAAATTGTTGAATCATTTCGAAGTGACGACAGGCCAGATGTCTTACCACCAACACAATAGTCAGGCGCGGATTCCACAAATTTTAGCTATGCTGAAGGACGGGCAGAATTTGGCGCAGGTGTCGGATGCTGGTATGCCAGCAATTTCTGATCCGGGATTTGAGTTGGCGCAAGCAGCCATTGCAGAAGGTATTCGGGTTGTGCCGCTTCCGGGTGCTAATGCGGCCTTAACGGGGCTTGTGGCGTCAGGTTTGGATACGAATCAGTTTGCCTTTATTGGATTTTTGCCGCGTAAGAAGTCTGAGAAAAAGGCTTTCTTGGATGACCTGGTGAATTTTCCCTACACGATGATGTTTTATGAATCGCCTTACCGCTTGGTGCAAACTCTTGAGGATTGCCGAGATGCCTTCGGTCCTGACCGGTCTGCGGTAGTGGTACGGGAGTTAACTAAGAAGTTTGAAGAGTTTAACCGAGGCAGCCTGGATGATTTGGCTGTGCATTTTGACCAAAATGGACCGATTAAAGGTGAGATTTGCTTCTATATTGCGGGTAACGATGCGCCAGTGACTGAAGCAACGATGTTGCAGGATGCTTTAGAGGAGATGTCCTTGAAAGACCAGGTGGACTGGTGGATGGGGCAAAAAGACTTGTCGACAAAGGATGCCATTAAACAAGTGGCCAAGCAAACGGGCGTGAATAAGCGGGACGTGTACGCTGCTTACCACGAAATCTAG
- a CDS encoding MmgE/PrpD family protein, producing the protein MSNDKQTLVQQLASWVESRSYDDLSDEAIKVLKLRLLDSIGVGIGALEGQPVKDIRKMTEDLGGAPLVTLLGGGKSSPDYATFYNGAAIRYLDYNDSYLAKNETCHPSDNIAPVLAATEYAGGSGKDFLLGLGIAYQVQTRLSDVAPVRDHGFDHTVQGSYGAAAGAAAALKLDADKTANAIAIAGTGYNSLRVTRTGALSHWKGLAYPNTAMGAMHATLLASYGITGPKEVFEGNKGFMDSIAGKFDIDWSKEDLNRVTKTITKRYNAEIHSQSSIEGLLELKDAENIAADDIKEIRLYTFDVAFNIIGGGEEGGKKNIQFKEEADHSLPYMLAVAYLDGQVMPDQYEPARITSSDVQDLLQKVHVEPVQAYSDRFPAEMACRIELETKDGQVFEIEKNDYHGFNTHPADWDVLMEKYKGLTSKIDADLADKIAATIKDIENVDICVLTDLLGQVKVK; encoded by the coding sequence ATGTCAAATGATAAACAAACATTGGTTCAACAACTTGCAAGCTGGGTAGAAAGCCGTAGCTATGATGACTTATCAGATGAAGCCATTAAAGTATTAAAATTACGTCTCTTAGATAGTATCGGAGTCGGGATCGGCGCCTTAGAAGGCCAACCCGTGAAAGATATCCGCAAGATGACAGAAGATTTAGGTGGCGCCCCACTAGTAACCTTACTTGGTGGCGGTAAATCCAGTCCTGACTACGCAACCTTTTATAACGGGGCGGCTATCCGTTATTTAGACTACAACGATTCATACCTAGCGAAAAACGAAACCTGCCACCCATCTGACAATATTGCCCCAGTATTAGCCGCCACTGAATACGCTGGTGGTAGTGGGAAAGACTTCTTACTTGGCTTAGGCATCGCCTACCAAGTCCAAACCCGCTTATCTGACGTTGCCCCTGTACGAGACCATGGTTTTGACCATACCGTACAAGGGAGTTACGGTGCCGCTGCAGGTGCGGCCGCTGCCTTGAAATTAGACGCTGATAAGACCGCAAATGCGATTGCCATTGCAGGTACAGGCTACAATTCATTGCGGGTGACTAGAACCGGTGCCCTATCTCACTGGAAAGGGTTGGCTTATCCAAACACGGCCATGGGTGCTATGCATGCGACTTTACTCGCTAGCTACGGCATTACTGGACCTAAAGAAGTATTTGAAGGAAACAAAGGATTCATGGATTCGATTGCTGGTAAATTTGATATCGACTGGTCGAAAGAAGATTTAAACCGGGTAACCAAAACCATCACCAAACGCTACAATGCTGAAATTCATTCCCAATCTTCTATTGAAGGTTTGTTGGAATTGAAAGACGCAGAAAATATTGCCGCTGATGACATTAAGGAAATTCGCTTGTACACCTTTGATGTGGCCTTCAATATTATCGGTGGTGGCGAGGAAGGTGGCAAAAAGAACATCCAATTCAAAGAGGAAGCAGACCATTCACTACCTTACATGCTCGCTGTCGCCTACTTAGACGGACAAGTTATGCCTGACCAATACGAACCAGCCCGCATTACTAGTTCAGACGTTCAAGACCTCTTACAAAAAGTCCATGTTGAACCAGTTCAAGCATACAGCGACCGTTTCCCAGCAGAAATGGCTTGCCGTATTGAACTAGAAACCAAAGACGGCCAAGTATTTGAAATTGAGAAAAATGACTACCACGGCTTCAACACCCACCCTGCCGATTGGGACGTCTTAATGGAAAAATACAAGGGTCTTACAAGTAAAATCGATGCTGACCTAGCAGATAAGATTGCTGCTACCATCAAAGATATCGAAAACGTTGATATCTGCGTCTTAACTGACTTACTAGGACAAGTGAAAGTCAAATAA